A genomic region of Propionispora vibrioides contains the following coding sequences:
- a CDS encoding TonB-dependent receptor: MRKKKLSATQKRLLCAFIGSSLFWHTPVLGYGEESPEAVPATGHTTEEKVAKDSGQYEFNLEGIEVTAKRLRTTSPIYAGGQVARESNLGVLGNRDFMDTPFSITSYTSQAIEDRQASTLQDILRSDSSVRFGTSDGHIMENFTIRGLTVNNEYIYFNGMAGLAPQGRVPLEFVDRVEVLKGPAALLYGGVNASVGGAINLVPKRAAEEDFTTLTTDYTSQTQLGGHIDISRRFGEDKELGVRFNGVYKDGETEIDDQSKKRLLGSLAIDYTKDKWRTTLDAYGSQESYDNGSVSMYNFYQNSTTKQYSYSDAPDGSTNLLKGAYGTLRNNAFLFKTEYDLQDNITAYASIGKLASTSTGYITGNHIRSLKSDGTATINLYNQYLWTDTTSADFSIRANYQTGSVKHQLNLGYNQTDTDSASTYNSITGIQTNLYNPTSLASYYSLLSTPSRPNKTSETNLSSLFFGDTLSFDKAKTELTLGLRKQNVETYSYALNTGALTSSYESDATTPVIGLVVKPWGDSVSLYANYIEALSPGTVVSNTSYSNYGQVLAPYRTKQQEVGVKWDQGKFANTLAFFQINKPNSLVENSVQSYDGEQRHEGVEWNTFGNVSEHVRLLGGITYLDAKVTRAASNQGKVPYGTPRWLMNAGAEWDTPWNRDLTLSLLAVYTGTQYADSGNTVKLPSSVRFDLGARYKTTVDHTPVTFRANVENIFNKHYWSGAFSDGYVTLGGPRTFKLSATWNL, encoded by the coding sequence ATGCGCAAGAAAAAACTATCGGCTACCCAGAAACGGCTGCTTTGCGCCTTTATCGGCAGCAGTTTGTTCTGGCATACGCCTGTTTTAGGCTATGGGGAGGAAAGCCCGGAGGCCGTTCCGGCTACCGGGCACACAACAGAAGAAAAAGTCGCCAAAGATTCTGGTCAATATGAATTCAATTTAGAAGGTATCGAGGTTACGGCTAAACGCCTGCGTACCACTTCCCCCATTTACGCCGGCGGTCAGGTAGCCCGGGAAAGCAACTTAGGTGTACTGGGCAACAGGGATTTTATGGACACTCCCTTCAGTATCACCAGCTACACCTCGCAGGCCATCGAAGACCGTCAGGCCAGCACATTGCAGGATATTTTACGGAGTGATTCTTCTGTTCGCTTCGGCACCTCCGACGGACATATAATGGAGAATTTCACTATTCGCGGTTTGACGGTAAACAACGAATACATTTACTTTAACGGCATGGCGGGCCTGGCGCCGCAAGGGCGAGTGCCGCTTGAATTTGTTGACCGGGTGGAAGTTTTAAAAGGCCCTGCCGCCTTGCTTTACGGCGGCGTCAATGCCTCGGTCGGCGGCGCCATAAACCTGGTTCCCAAACGCGCTGCCGAGGAGGATTTCACCACCCTTACCACCGACTATACCTCTCAGACTCAATTAGGCGGCCACATTGATATCAGCCGTCGGTTCGGTGAAGATAAAGAACTGGGCGTCCGTTTCAACGGCGTATATAAAGACGGTGAAACGGAAATCGACGACCAGTCGAAAAAGCGCCTCCTTGGCTCTCTGGCTATCGACTATACCAAGGATAAATGGCGTACTACGCTGGACGCCTACGGTTCCCAGGAAAGCTATGACAATGGCTCGGTATCGATGTACAATTTTTATCAAAATTCCACGACTAAACAATATAGCTATTCCGACGCACCGGACGGTTCAACCAATCTGCTGAAGGGTGCCTATGGCACCCTTCGCAACAATGCCTTTTTATTTAAGACCGAATACGATTTGCAGGACAATATAACAGCTTACGCCAGTATCGGCAAGCTAGCCAGCACTTCCACCGGCTACATTACCGGTAACCATATCCGTAGCCTGAAAAGTGATGGAACAGCTACCATCAACTTATATAACCAATACCTCTGGACCGATACCACCTCCGCCGATTTCAGCATACGGGCCAACTATCAGACCGGCTCGGTCAAGCATCAGCTTAATTTGGGTTATAACCAAACCGATACCGATTCCGCATCAACGTATAACTCCATAACCGGTATTCAAACAAATCTTTATAATCCTACGTCTCTTGCATCCTATTACTCATTACTTTCTACTCCATCCCGTCCTAATAAAACCAGCGAAACCAATCTTTCCAGTTTATTCTTCGGTGATACACTGTCTTTTGACAAAGCTAAGACTGAACTGACTTTAGGGCTTCGGAAACAAAACGTGGAAACCTATTCCTATGCGCTTAATACCGGAGCACTAACTTCCTCATATGAGTCGGATGCTACCACACCGGTTATCGGGTTAGTCGTTAAACCTTGGGGAGACTCCGTATCCCTTTACGCCAATTATATTGAAGCACTCTCACCTGGCACAGTTGTTTCTAACACTAGTTATTCTAATTATGGCCAAGTACTGGCCCCCTACCGAACCAAACAACAGGAAGTCGGTGTTAAATGGGATCAAGGCAAATTTGCCAACACACTGGCCTTCTTCCAGATTAATAAACCAAATAGCCTGGTGGAAAACTCCGTACAGTCCTATGACGGTGAACAAAGGCATGAAGGAGTTGAATGGAACACCTTTGGCAACGTCTCCGAGCATGTGCGGCTTTTAGGTGGTATTACTTACCTTGACGCCAAAGTAACCCGTGCTGCCTCTAACCAGGGCAAGGTTCCCTATGGCACACCCAGATGGCTGATGAATGCCGGCGCCGAGTGGGATACGCCGTGGAACCGTGATCTAACACTGTCCCTATTGGCAGTCTATACCGGCACACAATACGCCGACAGCGGTAATACCGTCAAACTCCCCAGTTCGGTCCGCTTCGACCTGGGCGCCCGTTACAAAACCACAGTCGACCACACACCGGTCACCTTCCGGGCCAATGTAGAGAATATCTTCAATAAGCATTATTGGTCTGGCGCCTTTTCCGATGGTTATGTAACACTAGGCGGCCCTCGTACCTTTAAGTTATCGGCCACCTGGAACCTGTAA
- a CDS encoding PepSY-associated TM helix domain-containing protein: MTSLKANSLFRQGMSEFHTWFGLVFGWLLFVIFLTGTLSIFAQELTYWMEPEIRQAPATPLQSVASADKTLRQLAPTADMWMLELPQKRHPDLEVVWRKGNTQLERHLDPGTGRILPVRNTEGGEFFAHFHYELHSGKAGLWLVSLASAVMLAALVSGIVIRKQVFKEFFAFHWRKNWFSAHTMTGVLTLPFVALITYTGLTIVLFLLLPVPQVLYGSAWKGPALIASQNFDRPPVKQPGTLISLTSLLPQAEQELGQGKIAFVRVTHPGDRQAVVTFYRTVDDTVTAMSEKVSFDGVTGQLLGSQHTWTPAVTIYRTLVGLHVARFGGHLIPWLYFIAGLASCVMIATGLIFFTVKRRSRYLRSELTRITYRSIEALNITAVLGSSLACVGYLWGNRLLPTALTDRSSTEITVFFSLWFLSLLHACFRPSLQAWREQTGVFSLLCLGLPVINALTSHVGLIPSLSAGDWLTAGVDLTTLALGLASVIVFRQLTVRIRNTPAGSAATKQERLFSCKTYL, from the coding sequence ATGACATCACTAAAAGCAAACTCACTGTTCCGGCAGGGCATGAGCGAATTTCATACCTGGTTCGGCCTGGTCTTCGGCTGGCTGCTGTTCGTCATCTTTCTGACCGGCACGCTCTCGATCTTTGCCCAGGAACTGACTTATTGGATGGAGCCTGAAATCAGGCAGGCTCCGGCCACGCCGCTCCAAAGCGTGGCTTCGGCCGACAAAACACTCCGGCAGCTTGCCCCAACCGCCGATATGTGGATGCTCGAACTGCCGCAAAAACGCCACCCTGATTTAGAAGTAGTCTGGCGAAAGGGCAACACCCAGTTGGAACGGCATCTTGATCCGGGCACAGGACGGATTCTGCCGGTTAGAAACACCGAAGGCGGCGAATTTTTCGCCCACTTCCATTATGAACTGCACAGCGGCAAGGCCGGCCTGTGGCTGGTCAGTTTAGCCTCCGCGGTCATGCTGGCCGCTTTGGTATCGGGCATCGTGATCCGCAAGCAGGTTTTTAAAGAATTTTTTGCCTTTCACTGGCGAAAAAACTGGTTCAGCGCCCATACTATGACCGGCGTTCTGACGCTGCCCTTCGTGGCTCTGATCACCTATACCGGCCTGACCATTGTCCTTTTTCTGCTACTGCCTGTCCCGCAAGTGTTATATGGTAGTGCCTGGAAAGGTCCGGCGCTCATTGCATCGCAGAACTTTGACCGTCCCCCGGTCAAACAGCCGGGCACACTCATTTCCTTAACTTCTCTGTTGCCCCAGGCCGAACAGGAATTGGGTCAGGGCAAAATTGCCTTTGTACGGGTGACCCATCCCGGCGACCGCCAGGCGGTGGTCACCTTTTACCGTACCGTAGACGATACGGTAACCGCCATGAGTGAAAAAGTTTCCTTTGACGGAGTAACCGGACAGCTTTTGGGCAGCCAGCATACCTGGACACCGGCCGTCACTATCTACCGCACACTGGTCGGCTTGCATGTTGCCCGCTTCGGCGGCCACCTCATCCCCTGGCTGTATTTCATCGCCGGTTTGGCAAGCTGCGTTATGATCGCCACCGGACTTATTTTCTTTACAGTAAAACGCCGCAGCCGTTATCTGCGCAGTGAATTAACCCGCATAACCTACCGCAGTATTGAAGCACTCAATATCACAGCCGTTCTGGGTTCCTCCCTTGCCTGCGTCGGCTATCTCTGGGGCAACCGCTTGCTGCCGACAGCACTGACCGACCGAAGCAGCACGGAAATCACCGTATTCTTCAGTCTGTGGTTCCTATCACTGCTGCACGCTTGCTTCCGTCCCTCTCTTCAAGCCTGGCGTGAACAAACCGGCGTTTTTTCCCTGCTTTGCCTGGGCCTGCCGGTCATAAACGCCTTGACCAGTCACGTCGGCCTCATTCCGTCCCTGTCAGCCGGTGACTGGCTGACAGCCGGCGTTGATTTGACCACACTTGCGCTTGGTCTCGCGAGTGTTATCGTATTCCGGCAATTAACTGTCCGCATTAGAAACACTCCCGCCGGTTCTGCAGCGACTAAGCAGGAACGCTTATTTTCCTGCAAAACTTATCTCTAA
- a CDS encoding MotA/TolQ/ExbB proton channel family protein, which translates to MELINQALYLFHKGGPVMYVLSACSLFTLTIAIERLLYYRSISVNSRLFQQKLQSLLEKQHFTDALQLCDQTKNLFSRIAQAGLQAHQRGSQVDNSLESAATLAAARLREHLDELSMIVTLAPLLGLLGTVIGMIQSFSVLNVQTGQPMAITGGVGEALIATATGLSVATAALVIHALFSRWVNRQITDIEQLAALVIDTTLIKKASRRDAHEIA; encoded by the coding sequence ATGGAACTAATAAACCAAGCCCTTTACCTGTTTCACAAAGGTGGCCCTGTCATGTATGTGTTATCCGCCTGCTCGTTATTTACCCTAACTATCGCCATAGAACGACTGTTATACTATCGCAGCATATCCGTCAACAGCCGCCTATTCCAGCAAAAATTGCAGTCGTTACTGGAAAAGCAGCATTTCACTGATGCCCTCCAGCTTTGCGATCAAACCAAGAATCTGTTCTCCCGAATCGCCCAGGCCGGCCTACAGGCCCATCAACGGGGCAGCCAGGTTGATAACTCCCTGGAAAGCGCCGCTACTTTGGCAGCAGCCCGTCTACGAGAGCATTTGGATGAATTGAGCATGATCGTTACGTTGGCTCCTTTGCTCGGTTTGTTAGGCACGGTCATCGGCATGATTCAGTCGTTCAGCGTGCTGAATGTCCAAACCGGACAGCCAATGGCTATCACCGGCGGTGTCGGTGAAGCTTTGATTGCCACGGCCACCGGTCTTAGCGTGGCAACTGCGGCTCTGGTGATCCACGCGCTATTTTCCCGCTGGGTCAACCGTCAGATCACCGATATCGAGCAACTGGCAGCCCTGGTTATTGACACCACCTTAATAAAAAAAGCCAGCCGGAGAGATGCCCATGAAATTGCGTAG
- a CDS encoding ExbD/TolR family protein: MKLRSLRVENQPQLMIIPMIDIIFFLLVFFMMSTLYMVEQHTVPVNLPQAASAQQDKPQSITITVLETGKILFDQEEVPLELLKKRVGLELNKQTDIVFILRGDKAVPYGQVVAVLDELKQSGARRVSVAVEKAR; encoded by the coding sequence ATGAAATTGCGTAGTCTGCGGGTGGAAAACCAGCCGCAATTGATGATTATCCCCATGATTGATATTATCTTCTTTCTCTTAGTATTTTTCATGATGAGCACGCTGTACATGGTGGAGCAGCATACCGTCCCAGTCAATCTGCCGCAAGCGGCCAGTGCCCAGCAGGATAAACCACAAAGCATCACCATCACCGTGTTGGAAACAGGCAAAATTCTGTTCGACCAGGAGGAAGTGCCCTTAGAATTACTGAAAAAACGAGTCGGTCTGGAACTGAACAAGCAAACGGATATTGTCTTCATCCTGCGAGGTGATAAGGCCGTGCCCTACGGCCAGGTCGTTGCCGTATTGGACGAGCTTAAACAGTCAGGTGCCCGCCGGGTGTCCGTAGCCGTGGAAAAAGCGAGGTAA
- a CDS encoding energy transducer TonB: MSYSYHWPKSLALSLCLHLVLLTIAGYLAPGLAAPILPEERLLEMELAPGAPAMPASDLPEQTSEPEYATALPDSPAEAEAPVQPVAAITHTPVTNSRKLTSSAAGLPGPAAAAPSGGSIAPAATIPAAESKGIAAPSVLSRTTPAYPAVARQAGQEGTALLQVEILPNGRTGEINIIRSSGYPTLDEAAVQTVRQWKFIPAKNLQTGKNITCTTKLPVSFRLH, from the coding sequence ATGAGCTATTCCTACCACTGGCCTAAATCACTGGCATTATCATTGTGCCTGCATCTTGTTTTACTGACCATCGCCGGCTATCTTGCCCCAGGACTGGCTGCCCCCATACTACCCGAGGAACGCCTGTTGGAGATGGAATTGGCCCCCGGCGCACCGGCGATGCCCGCTTCCGATTTGCCGGAACAAACGTCGGAACCGGAATACGCCACAGCCTTGCCCGATAGTCCGGCCGAGGCAGAAGCTCCTGTTCAGCCTGTTGCTGCCATAACCCATACACCGGTGACAAACAGCAGAAAACTCACGTCATCGGCAGCAGGTCTCCCAGGTCCGGCTGCCGCCGCCCCAAGCGGCGGCAGTATAGCACCAGCTGCTACGATACCTGCTGCCGAGAGCAAGGGAATCGCCGCCCCCAGTGTTCTATCACGAACCACGCCAGCCTATCCGGCTGTGGCCCGTCAGGCTGGCCAGGAAGGTACGGCTCTGCTTCAGGTCGAAATTTTGCCCAATGGACGCACTGGCGAGATCAATATTATCCGTTCGTCAGGCTACCCCACTCTGGATGAGGCGGCTGTCCAAACGGTACGTCAGTGGAAATTTATCCCGGCTAAAAATCTCCAAACCGGCAAGAATATTACCTGCACAACCAAGTTACCTGTTTCGTTCCGTTTGCACTAG
- a CDS encoding aspartate/glutamate racemase family protein, with the protein MKTCGIIGGMGPDATSLFYMKLIRNFQNRESYPPVLLYSVPEPFQAADAWIKENQGGDYLQKLILEGVRLLGPRVDFIVIPCNTAHMFMPHIRQVASVPVINMIEETCAYIQLRKRWNKVGVLASTATIQSGLYTYELHQRDIEPVLPDQSQQELLAAIIMHIVKGQFLSKDRTALQRMVASLLARGAEGVLLACTDLPVLLPNSYANPVLLDAMDVLAEVASAWVLEESNGLSIAGYIPVPEHRNHLFQRL; encoded by the coding sequence ATGAAAACTTGCGGTATCATAGGTGGAATGGGACCGGATGCCACATCGCTGTTTTACATGAAATTGATAAGGAATTTTCAAAACCGGGAAAGTTATCCGCCGGTATTGCTGTATAGTGTACCGGAACCTTTTCAGGCTGCCGATGCCTGGATTAAAGAGAACCAGGGCGGTGACTATTTGCAAAAGCTGATTTTGGAAGGTGTCCGTTTATTGGGGCCGCGGGTGGACTTTATTGTAATACCCTGCAACACGGCCCATATGTTTATGCCCCACATCAGGCAGGTGGCGTCTGTCCCGGTGATCAACATGATTGAAGAAACCTGCGCTTATATTCAGCTTCGTAAAAGATGGAATAAAGTTGGCGTATTGGCTTCCACGGCAACGATTCAATCTGGCTTATATACCTATGAATTGCATCAACGCGATATCGAACCCGTTCTGCCGGACCAAAGTCAGCAAGAACTGTTGGCAGCCATTATTATGCACATTGTTAAAGGTCAGTTTTTGTCCAAGGATCGTACGGCCCTCCAGCGAATGGTTGCGTCATTGCTGGCCCGGGGAGCCGAGGGAGTCCTGCTGGCTTGTACCGATTTGCCGGTGCTGTTGCCGAATAGTTATGCTAATCCGGTGCTGCTGGATGCCATGGATGTATTGGCGGAAGTAGCCAGTGCCTGGGTTCTGGAGGAGTCCAACGGATTGTCTATAGCAGGTTATATTCCTGTGCCGGAGCACCGGAATCATTTGTTTCAGCGGCTATAG